In Blastopirellula sediminis, the following proteins share a genomic window:
- a CDS encoding class I SAM-dependent methyltransferase yields the protein MNEESLAKLRQRNLDSAGDWKRYAEHRRHCTRLILEAAPLDAPRLCLLGAGNCNDVELTAIAKRFREIHLIDFDKDAVQQGLKRQFSGLQGKILIHAPVDLDAEDVASQLSSLGKFDVVASLCVLSQLIDAIPEEQKNKEEGLPLVRQIRRRHLELLASLAGPEGSIAIANEAVSSDSEPSVKTCEDPMLGPLLVQLALEQKLFMGLNPAVVAGELQALAPTHALSTTPPWKWDFGPRTYAVCGHTLTRQA from the coding sequence GTGAACGAAGAATCACTGGCTAAACTGCGACAGCGCAATCTCGACTCTGCCGGCGATTGGAAACGCTACGCAGAGCATCGCCGGCACTGCACGCGCCTGATTCTCGAAGCCGCTCCTCTAGATGCCCCCCGGCTTTGCCTCTTGGGCGCCGGCAACTGCAACGACGTCGAACTGACGGCGATCGCCAAGAGGTTCCGTGAAATTCACCTGATCGATTTCGACAAAGATGCGGTTCAGCAAGGGCTGAAACGGCAATTCAGCGGGCTCCAGGGGAAAATCCTGATTCACGCGCCGGTCGATCTCGACGCCGAAGACGTCGCTTCCCAACTCTCCTCCCTCGGCAAGTTTGACGTCGTCGCGTCCCTTTGCGTCCTTTCGCAGCTGATCGACGCGATTCCGGAAGAACAGAAAAACAAAGAAGAGGGACTCCCGCTAGTTCGGCAGATTCGCAGGCGTCACCTGGAACTGCTGGCCAGCCTGGCAGGTCCCGAAGGGAGCATTGCGATCGCCAACGAAGCGGTCTCGAGCGACTCCGAGCCAAGCGTCAAAACATGCGAAGACCCGATGCTCGGCCCCCTTTTGGTGCAGCTGGCCTTAGAACAGAAGCTGTTTATGGGTCTTAATCCCGCGGTTGTCGCCGGCGAGCTACAGGCCCTGGCCCCAACCCACGCTCTGAGCACCACCCCACCCTGGAAGTGGGACTTTGGTCCCCGTACTTATGCGGTCTGCGGGCACACCCTTACGCGCCAAGCATAA
- a CDS encoding GEVED domain-containing protein, translating to MKRSSRKAKNRRQFRGSQARLESLEARMVMDATGYEDALDSFMGTDRVGKDGPLAVLGWNLTLLYHDTITGGGSGVGTGVDDPDAADGTSGSVVSAEIRDPFLIDSNDRVLLDLAPTNAAAKSLLKTSLSQIGFTQTGEYGNTVSGWLPITSLADLAAIPALGGVSPSIVSTSVGSVDSQGDASMFTDTVRAEYGFDGTGVKIGVLSDSYDALGGAALDVSTGDLPGIGNPLGNTTPVQVLQDYITSSSTDEGRGMLQLVHDVAPGAELAFTTAFTGKAGFAQGIYNLAAAGANVIVDDVGYASEPWFSDGMIARAADAVVQNNVAYFTSAGNSARESYEAPFVASENVYYPGQIGRVAGAPFFFGGTAYDFDPSETGVDDRQSVTIPALSIAVIAFQWDDNFFTENGLSAYSDLDIYLLVNNRVVAGGVDINVDGFEFFGVINSGLTDVNAEIMILAQNGEFPTRIKYNIFSGNMVINEYATDSGTAVGHSNAAYAMSVGAAYYVDTPEFGTSPPQLESFSSAGGTPILIDQNGLRIDPVIRQNVDIVAPDGTDTTFFGFDVDLNGFPNFFGTSAAAPHAAALAALMRQANPSLTALEINDIMRDTAIDMDDPATAGYDSGYDFGTGYGYVNGLEAVLTALFAGGDTIGSSDTCGVYTGPPAIQIHAGLGANLFVTGHSVLDNGVDNGQLGYDYEILNFLRGKGTSQEIAADQYSIAIIGNDTASWGFSSGSQYAVGYQSTTFYDIDNITSSVWTQILSNDALIILSDINAVPTDGLDDLQIDSIVAAKSLIAAAVNTRGLDVWAGGGSIGTGYYDFLPTGAVTAADLAASATLYAPTAEGQALGFTATMANAAESYSSFINYDDNFFLTERRDFGEDISLAATNVAFSNDELVTANAETDILMHGVIGYKFNDINLDGVRQANEPGLAGFTFFIDENGDGKIGLCEPAAVTDASGKFTLYPRQSGTFNILQVIEPGYYNTDPITHTIEVNGTRITINASLDSGAIPAVDYGDAGLPYAAAPVVDGLQLGDSPFEDDGVVFGSGLKIGTNTVTIDSSTVISTALLQAWMDFNKDGDFNDPGEQIFKNLQLQSGIHTYTFTIPNTVIDDSSLPDAYRIPLNARFRLDYQQNLGPTGAGFAGEVEDYQVYIKGDPESGLFLKDDVFTYLEDTPDQTYDVLANDKTFFNRTITLTGFSSQTAGAPDSAFSIVGNKLVFDATGITGLTEDIVVEYTAMDSAGFTETATLTLRLPGAGALSIFSTSFINQTNSGDVNGDGVLSSHDLTILLYELDHQGARTLPVLGSPGAGFNKYIDVNGDGAFNVLDYASLLGKMIQQKLNREGEAEGEAVDAAFAVEDSISETITPAPILDPSPTTQSSTLTSSNAATTSSSSSDVSFYLAGVLEKPNGQSSLLSQDSESSVDETLVEGEMVDYLYPDSSTEYLLIDSSSSSTLMTEEVESAIDEIAIDVDAAWEEDLISG from the coding sequence ATGAAACGGTCCTCTCGTAAAGCCAAAAACCGCCGTCAATTCCGTGGCTCGCAGGCGCGGTTGGAATCGCTGGAAGCCCGCATGGTGATGGATGCGACCGGCTACGAGGACGCACTCGATTCATTTATGGGAACCGACCGCGTCGGCAAGGACGGTCCCTTGGCGGTCCTGGGCTGGAACCTAACCCTTCTCTATCACGACACGATCACTGGTGGGGGAAGCGGCGTTGGTACCGGCGTCGACGACCCCGATGCTGCCGACGGCACTTCCGGCAGCGTCGTTTCCGCCGAGATTCGCGATCCGTTTTTGATCGACTCGAACGATCGGGTCTTGCTCGACCTGGCGCCGACCAACGCAGCCGCGAAGTCGCTGCTAAAGACCAGCTTGTCGCAGATTGGCTTCACGCAAACCGGCGAGTATGGCAACACCGTATCTGGTTGGCTGCCGATCACCTCGCTGGCGGACTTGGCGGCGATTCCTGCGCTCGGCGGCGTTTCGCCGTCGATCGTGTCGACCAGCGTAGGCTCGGTCGACAGCCAAGGGGATGCCTCGATGTTTACCGATACCGTTCGCGCCGAATATGGCTTTGACGGAACCGGCGTAAAGATCGGCGTTCTTTCGGACAGTTACGATGCGCTTGGCGGCGCAGCGCTCGACGTCAGCACCGGCGACCTTCCGGGCATCGGCAATCCGCTCGGCAATACCACCCCGGTTCAGGTGCTTCAAGATTACATCACTTCGTCATCAACCGACGAAGGACGCGGCATGTTGCAGTTGGTGCATGACGTCGCTCCGGGCGCCGAGTTGGCGTTTACGACGGCCTTCACCGGCAAAGCCGGTTTCGCCCAAGGGATTTACAACCTGGCCGCCGCCGGAGCGAACGTGATCGTCGACGACGTCGGCTATGCGAGTGAACCGTGGTTCTCTGACGGCATGATCGCCCGCGCCGCCGACGCCGTGGTCCAAAACAACGTCGCCTACTTCACGTCGGCAGGCAATAGCGCTCGCGAATCGTACGAAGCTCCGTTCGTGGCGAGCGAAAACGTTTACTACCCTGGTCAGATCGGCCGAGTCGCTGGCGCTCCGTTCTTCTTCGGCGGCACTGCATACGACTTTGACCCGAGCGAGACCGGCGTCGACGACCGTCAGTCGGTTACGATTCCCGCGCTGAGCATTGCCGTGATCGCGTTCCAATGGGACGACAACTTCTTTACGGAAAACGGCCTGTCAGCTTACTCCGACCTCGACATTTACCTGCTCGTCAACAACCGAGTCGTCGCCGGCGGCGTCGACATCAACGTGGACGGCTTTGAGTTCTTCGGCGTGATCAACTCCGGCCTGACCGACGTCAACGCCGAGATCATGATCCTCGCTCAAAATGGCGAATTCCCGACCAGAATCAAGTACAACATTTTCTCCGGCAACATGGTGATCAACGAGTACGCCACCGACAGCGGCACGGCCGTCGGTCACTCGAACGCCGCCTATGCGATGAGCGTTGGCGCCGCCTACTATGTCGATACGCCGGAGTTTGGCACGTCGCCGCCGCAACTCGAAAGCTTTTCGTCGGCGGGCGGTACGCCGATTTTGATCGACCAGAACGGTCTCCGAATTGATCCGGTCATTCGCCAGAACGTCGACATCGTCGCTCCCGACGGAACCGATACGACCTTCTTCGGCTTCGACGTTGACCTGAACGGCTTCCCGAACTTCTTCGGTACGTCGGCCGCCGCTCCGCACGCCGCGGCGCTCGCCGCTTTGATGCGTCAGGCCAATCCGTCTCTGACGGCTTTGGAAATCAACGACATCATGCGCGACACCGCGATCGACATGGATGATCCCGCGACCGCCGGCTATGACTCGGGATACGACTTCGGCACTGGGTACGGTTACGTCAATGGTCTTGAAGCCGTTCTCACCGCTCTCTTCGCAGGCGGCGACACAATCGGCTCGTCCGATACCTGCGGCGTTTACACCGGGCCGCCGGCGATTCAAATTCATGCCGGACTTGGCGCCAACCTGTTCGTCACGGGGCACTCGGTTCTTGATAACGGCGTCGACAACGGGCAGTTGGGATACGACTACGAAATCCTCAACTTCCTCCGCGGCAAGGGAACCTCGCAGGAAATCGCCGCCGATCAGTACTCGATCGCGATTATCGGTAACGATACCGCCAGTTGGGGATTCTCGAGCGGCAGCCAGTATGCAGTCGGTTATCAGTCGACCACCTTCTACGACATTGACAACATCACCTCGTCGGTTTGGACTCAGATCCTTTCCAATGACGCCCTGATCATTTTGTCCGACATCAACGCCGTCCCGACCGACGGCCTGGACGATCTCCAGATCGACTCGATCGTCGCCGCGAAGTCCTTGATCGCCGCTGCGGTGAACACTCGCGGGCTGGACGTCTGGGCAGGCGGCGGCAGCATCGGAACGGGATACTACGACTTCCTGCCGACCGGCGCCGTCACCGCAGCCGACTTGGCCGCTTCGGCTACGCTCTACGCTCCGACGGCCGAAGGGCAGGCGCTTGGCTTCACCGCCACGATGGCCAACGCCGCAGAATCCTATTCGAGTTTCATCAACTACGACGATAACTTCTTCCTGACTGAACGCCGCGACTTTGGCGAGGATATCTCTCTCGCCGCGACGAACGTCGCCTTCTCGAACGACGAGTTGGTGACGGCGAATGCCGAAACCGACATCCTGATGCACGGCGTGATCGGCTACAAGTTCAACGACATCAACCTGGACGGCGTTCGCCAAGCGAACGAACCGGGCCTGGCCGGCTTTACGTTCTTCATTGACGAAAACGGCGACGGCAAGATTGGCTTGTGCGAACCGGCCGCCGTCACCGACGCGAGCGGCAAGTTCACGCTCTATCCGCGTCAGAGCGGCACGTTCAACATTTTGCAGGTGATCGAGCCCGGTTATTACAATACCGACCCGATCACGCACACCATCGAAGTGAACGGCACGCGGATCACCATCAACGCGTCGCTCGACTCGGGCGCCATTCCGGCGGTCGACTACGGCGACGCTGGCCTGCCTTACGCGGCCGCTCCGGTGGTCGACGGTTTGCAGTTGGGCGATTCGCCATTTGAAGACGACGGCGTCGTGTTCGGCTCGGGATTGAAGATCGGAACCAACACGGTCACCATCGACTCGTCGACGGTCATTTCGACCGCCCTGTTGCAGGCCTGGATGGACTTCAACAAGGACGGCGACTTCAACGACCCCGGCGAACAGATCTTCAAGAATCTGCAACTGCAGTCCGGCATTCACACTTACACGTTTACGATCCCGAATACCGTCATCGACGATTCGAGCTTGCCGGATGCGTATCGCATTCCGCTGAACGCTCGGTTCCGCCTCGATTACCAACAGAACCTTGGCCCAACCGGCGCCGGCTTCGCGGGCGAAGTCGAGGACTACCAGGTCTACATTAAAGGTGACCCCGAAAGCGGTCTCTTCCTGAAGGACGACGTTTTCACCTACTTGGAAGACACGCCCGATCAGACCTACGACGTCTTGGCGAACGACAAAACGTTCTTCAATCGCACGATCACGTTGACCGGCTTCAGCTCGCAAACCGCTGGAGCGCCCGATTCGGCGTTTTCAATTGTTGGCAACAAACTGGTCTTTGACGCCACCGGCATCACTGGACTGACCGAAGATATCGTCGTCGAATACACCGCGATGGACTCGGCCGGCTTCACCGAAACCGCTACCTTGACCCTGCGATTGCCGGGCGCTGGGGCGCTGTCGATTTTCAGCACCTCGTTCATCAACCAAACGAATAGCGGCGACGTTAACGGCGACGGCGTCCTCTCTTCGCACGACCTGACGATCCTCCTGTACGAACTTGATCATCAAGGGGCGCGAACCCTACCGGTACTCGGCTCGCCGGGCGCCGGCTTCAACAAGTACATCGACGTTAACGGCGACGGCGCCTTTAACGTACTCGACTACGCCTCACTCCTCGGGAAGATGATTCAACAGAAGCTCAACCGAGAAGGGGAAGCCGAAGGCGAAGCGGTGGACGCGGCGTTTGCCGTCGAAGATTCGATCTCCGAGACCATTACGCCGGCGCCGATCCTCGATCCCTCCCCCACGACGCAATCTTCAACCCTCACTTCCTCCAACGCCGCGACCACTTCCTCGTCGTCCAGCGACGTCAGCTTCTACCTGGCTGGCGTTCTGGAAAAGCCGAATGGTCAAAGCAGCTTGCTGAGCCAGGACTCGGAAAGCTCTGTGGACGAAACGTTAGTTGAAGGAGAAATGGTCGATTACCTCTATCCCGACAGTTCGACCGAATACCTCCTGATCGACTCGTCGAGCAGCTCAACGCTGATGACGGAAGAGGTCGAATCGGCCATCGATGAAATCGCGATTGACGTTGACGCCGCCTGGGAAGAAGATCTGATCAGCGGCTAA
- a CDS encoding GAF domain-containing protein translates to MHEISASGDPSLNKASFYAQLREDVSAILTGERDWIANTANCAAVLYHALRDVNWAGFYFLQGEELVLGPFQGKPACVRIGPGRGVCGAAVVQRQTLVVPNVHEFPGHIACDCASNAEIVVPLIVGDRIIGVLDIDSPVLERFSEEDAAGLESIVACLLSASEVGG, encoded by the coding sequence ATGCACGAGATTTCCGCCTCCGGCGATCCGTCGCTCAACAAGGCTTCCTTCTACGCTCAGCTTCGCGAAGACGTCAGCGCCATCCTGACCGGCGAGCGGGATTGGATCGCCAACACCGCCAACTGCGCCGCGGTCCTCTATCACGCATTACGCGATGTGAATTGGGCCGGCTTCTATTTCCTGCAGGGGGAAGAGTTGGTGCTGGGACCGTTTCAAGGAAAGCCGGCCTGCGTGCGCATTGGACCCGGCCGCGGGGTATGCGGCGCGGCGGTTGTGCAGCGGCAGACGCTCGTGGTCCCGAACGTTCATGAATTCCCTGGCCATATTGCTTGCGACTGCGCCTCCAATGCGGAGATCGTCGTTCCGCTGATCGTGGGGGATCGCATCATTGGCGTGCTCGACATCGATAGTCCGGTGCTTGAGCGCTTCAGCGAAGAGGACGCCGCGGGGTTGGAATCGATCGTCGCTTGCTTGCTGTCGGCGTCGGAAGTCGGGGGATAG
- a CDS encoding metallophosphoesterase family protein, producing MPLHLPSVSRRQFLTHSAAALAGLSVLRVGYAADADESVTLAFLSDTHIPETPMVEARGVNMTANLEAAIKEINALSTKPAAVLFNGDCAYLKGLPKDYANFAKCVQPLLDAGQELHMTMGNHDNIPAFYDALQSQKPEQPLVESKHVGILETPFANIFLLDSLMTTNVVTGELGDAQLKWLSEALDARADKPAVVMAHHTLDKTPPQAGKVISGLADTAEFLELMHAKKNVKAYVFGHSHVWAHTHEGDLNLINLPACAYVFSDAQPNGWTLGRLNKDGIEFELQAHDKGRKEHGQVFTVKWA from the coding sequence ATGCCGCTGCATCTTCCTTCCGTCAGTCGTCGTCAGTTCCTCACGCATTCGGCCGCCGCGCTGGCTGGTCTCTCCGTCTTGCGCGTCGGTTACGCCGCTGATGCCGACGAGTCTGTAACGTTGGCGTTCCTCTCCGACACGCACATTCCGGAAACGCCGATGGTGGAAGCGCGCGGCGTGAACATGACCGCCAACCTGGAAGCGGCGATCAAGGAGATCAACGCGCTCTCGACCAAGCCTGCGGCGGTGCTGTTCAACGGCGATTGCGCTTACCTCAAAGGGCTGCCGAAGGACTATGCCAACTTCGCCAAGTGCGTGCAGCCGCTGCTCGACGCCGGGCAAGAGTTGCATATGACGATGGGGAATCACGATAACATTCCCGCGTTCTACGACGCGCTGCAGAGCCAAAAGCCGGAGCAGCCGCTGGTCGAATCGAAACATGTCGGCATCTTAGAGACTCCCTTCGCCAACATCTTCCTGCTCGATTCGTTGATGACAACCAACGTCGTCACCGGCGAGCTGGGTGACGCGCAGCTGAAATGGCTGAGCGAAGCGCTTGACGCGCGAGCCGATAAGCCGGCGGTGGTGATGGCCCATCACACGCTCGACAAGACGCCCCCGCAAGCTGGCAAAGTGATCAGCGGACTCGCCGACACCGCCGAATTCCTGGAACTGATGCACGCCAAAAAGAACGTCAAGGCGTACGTCTTCGGCCACTCGCACGTTTGGGCTCACACCCATGAGGGCGACCTGAACTTGATCAATCTGCCGGCTTGCGCCTACGTCTTTAGCGACGCCCAGCCGAACGGTTGGACGCTAGGTCGCTTGAATAAGGATGGAATCGAATTCGAACTGCAAGCCCACGACAAGGGCCGCAAGGAGCATGGTCAGGTCTTCACGGTGAAGTGGGCGTAG
- a CDS encoding M24 family metallopeptidase: MDATTLLKRRQQVQTIAKRVLRDLGPTIVSTDTEQSIADRAVGMLQDQGVSETWYYDCPALVLLGSRSSLSSSGKVYQPANELVGATNLVTVDISPSLDGVWGDCARSYCVEDGRAVDEPSLPELRRGKRFVLQLHQILPSIADSNTTFGELYDQMLAVIVDGGYETLDFLGNFGHTLPGRLDERIYIQTGDPTRLKEVACFTFEPHIRQIGGTWGFKHENIYRVDDDGRIVEL; this comes from the coding sequence ATGGACGCGACAACCCTGCTAAAGCGACGTCAGCAGGTCCAAACGATCGCCAAGCGAGTCCTTCGCGATCTTGGGCCGACGATCGTCTCGACCGATACGGAACAGTCGATCGCCGATCGGGCGGTCGGCATGCTTCAAGATCAGGGCGTGTCGGAAACGTGGTATTACGATTGCCCGGCGCTGGTACTGCTCGGCTCGCGCAGTTCGCTTTCAAGTTCGGGCAAAGTTTATCAGCCGGCGAACGAACTAGTTGGCGCGACCAACTTGGTGACGGTCGACATAAGTCCCTCGCTCGACGGCGTCTGGGGGGATTGCGCTCGCAGCTATTGCGTGGAAGATGGACGCGCTGTTGACGAGCCTTCGCTACCGGAGCTGCGGCGGGGCAAACGCTTCGTCCTGCAACTTCATCAGATACTGCCGTCGATCGCCGACAGCAATACAACGTTCGGCGAACTCTACGATCAGATGCTGGCCGTGATTGTTGACGGCGGTTATGAGACGCTCGACTTTCTGGGGAACTTCGGCCATACGCTGCCGGGCCGCCTGGACGAACGAATCTACATCCAGACTGGAGATCCGACGCGATTGAAAGAAGTCGCCTGCTTTACGTTTGAACCCCACATTCGCCAAATCGGCGGAACGTGGGGATTCAAACATGAAAACATCTATCGCGTTGACGACGATGGGCGCATCGTCGAACTGTAA